A window from Erythrobacter sp. YJ-T3-07 encodes these proteins:
- a CDS encoding class I SAM-dependent methyltransferase, producing the protein MVFADGSRAQFGSPGSNSLDIAIRLTDSGVARSILLDPALGAAEAFMDGRLVIERGDVMGLVDLFARNAPWEIGANYDRPNPLKKLGNRIAFHGEQLNNAVRSRANVAHHYDIGNALYQLMLDPEHMQYSCGYWPREGMTLGEAQEAKLAHIAAKLALEPGQRVLDIGCGWGGMAIFLAQRGGVHVTGITLSKEQAALARERAAAAGVEDKVSIELIDYRDHADQGHKYDRIVSVGMFEHVGQQQFETFFRCTGKLLDTDGVMLVHTIGRMGGPGSTDAFTRKYIFPGGYIPALSETVAASEKSRLIATDVETWRLHYAHTLRAWYAKCEANRDRIVQMYDERFYRMWTFYLAGATAAFESGTMCNYQLQFARHRHALPFSRDYMAQAESDLLAKG; encoded by the coding sequence GTGGTCTTCGCAGACGGTAGCCGCGCGCAGTTCGGCTCGCCCGGCTCCAACTCGCTCGATATCGCGATCCGGCTGACCGATTCGGGCGTCGCGCGCAGCATCCTGCTCGATCCGGCGCTGGGCGCGGCGGAAGCCTTCATGGACGGACGGCTGGTGATCGAGCGCGGCGATGTGATGGGCCTGGTCGACCTGTTCGCGCGCAATGCCCCGTGGGAAATCGGCGCGAATTACGACCGCCCCAACCCGCTCAAGAAACTGGGCAACCGGATCGCCTTCCACGGCGAACAGCTCAACAACGCGGTCCGCAGCCGCGCGAACGTCGCGCATCACTACGATATCGGCAACGCGCTCTACCAGCTGATGCTCGATCCCGAGCACATGCAGTACAGCTGCGGCTACTGGCCGCGCGAGGGCATGACGCTGGGCGAGGCGCAGGAGGCGAAGCTGGCCCATATCGCAGCCAAGCTGGCGCTGGAGCCGGGCCAGCGCGTGCTCGACATCGGGTGCGGCTGGGGCGGCATGGCGATCTTCCTCGCGCAGCGCGGCGGGGTGCACGTCACCGGGATAACCCTGTCCAAGGAACAGGCCGCGCTCGCGCGTGAGCGTGCTGCCGCGGCGGGCGTGGAAGACAAGGTCAGCATCGAACTGATCGATTACCGCGACCACGCAGACCAGGGCCACAAGTACGACCGGATCGTCTCGGTCGGCATGTTCGAACATGTCGGGCAGCAGCAGTTCGAAACCTTCTTCCGCTGCACCGGCAAGCTGCTCGACACCGATGGGGTGATGCTGGTCCACACGATCGGTCGCATGGGCGGACCGGGATCGACCGATGCCTTCACCCGCAAGTATATCTTCCCCGGCGGCTATATCCCCGCGCTGAGCGAAACCGTCGCCGCGAGCGAGAAGAGCCGCCTGATCGCCACCGATGTCGAGACCTGGCGGCTGCACTATGCGCACACGCTGCGCGCCTGGTACGCCAAGTGCGAAGCCAATCGGGACCGGATCGTGCAGATGTACGACGAACGCTTCTACCGCATGTGGACCTTCTACCTGGCAGGAGCCACCGCCGCGTTCGAAAGCGGCACCATGTGCAACTACCAGCTGCAATTTGCACGCCACCGCCATGCCCTGCCCTTCTCCCGCGATTACATGGCGCAGGCGGAGAGCGATCTGCTCGCCAAAGGATGA
- a CDS encoding molybdopterin-binding protein — MSFTMKRRSVLLGSGALMLGACTRVGDSEAGKRFFETVDDWQMGLQRALRARNALAPEYAPEDISPTFRGNGSTDPQNDGYPEHVANGFADWRFTVTGLVERPLSFTLDQIMTLPQRTQITRHDCVEGWSAIGQWTGPQLSTFLELARVREGANYVVFRCADDYTRGRYYESIDMEDAYHPQTIIAHRLNGEPLPVKNGAPLRARVERQLGYKHAKYLTGIELVASLDTIGLGKGGYWEDYGGYQWYAGM; from the coding sequence ATGAGCTTCACGATGAAACGCCGCTCCGTCCTGCTCGGCTCGGGCGCGCTGATGCTTGGCGCGTGCACCAGGGTTGGCGACAGCGAGGCGGGGAAACGCTTTTTCGAGACCGTCGACGACTGGCAGATGGGCCTGCAACGCGCGCTGCGCGCACGCAACGCGCTCGCCCCCGAATATGCGCCGGAGGACATCTCGCCCACCTTCCGCGGCAATGGATCGACAGACCCGCAAAACGATGGCTACCCCGAGCATGTCGCCAATGGCTTTGCCGACTGGCGCTTTACCGTCACCGGCCTGGTCGAACGGCCGCTGTCCTTCACGCTCGACCAGATCATGACACTGCCCCAGCGCACCCAGATCACCCGGCACGATTGCGTCGAGGGGTGGAGCGCGATCGGCCAATGGACCGGCCCGCAGCTGTCGACCTTCCTCGAACTGGCGCGGGTGCGCGAAGGCGCGAACTACGTCGTGTTCCGCTGTGCCGACGATTATACGCGCGGCCGCTATTACGAGAGCATCGACATGGAAGATGCCTACCACCCGCAGACGATCATCGCGCATCGCCTCAATGGCGAGCCCCTGCCGGTCAAGAACGGCGCGCCCCTGCGCGCGCGGGTGGAGCGGCAGCTGGGGTACAAGCACGCCAAATATCTCACCGGCATCGAACTGGTCGCCAGCCTCGATACGATCGGCCTCGGCAAGGGCGGCTACTGGGAAGATTATGGTGGCTATCAATGGTACGCCGGGATGTGA
- a CDS encoding cytochrome b/b6 domain-containing protein, with amino-acid sequence MRHFVSTRIWHWINLIAIVVLFMSGLNISNAHPYLYWGDWGFSPTQAWLAVPRFPGWMTIPDYYSLAKARDWHLLMAFPFAFGLLGMWIAMLSNGHFRRDIKTTRREWRWSAIRADIAKHLRFDFTHGEGKYNFLQKIAYGAVFGALLPGMVLTGLAISPGMEPTLWWLVDIFGGRQSARSLHFLCAWGIFGFFVVHVLLVLLSGPVGQLRAMILGGEHQPTSPPFARPARPEGESA; translated from the coding sequence ATGAGGCACTTCGTTTCGACCCGCATCTGGCACTGGATCAACCTGATCGCGATCGTGGTGCTGTTCATGAGCGGGCTGAACATCTCCAACGCCCACCCCTACCTCTATTGGGGCGACTGGGGCTTCTCGCCCACGCAGGCCTGGCTGGCAGTGCCCCGCTTTCCCGGCTGGATGACCATTCCCGATTACTACAGCCTCGCCAAGGCGCGCGACTGGCATCTGCTGATGGCCTTCCCCTTCGCCTTCGGCCTGCTGGGCATGTGGATCGCGATGCTGTCAAACGGGCATTTCCGCCGCGACATCAAGACTACGCGGCGCGAATGGCGCTGGTCCGCGATCAGGGCGGACATTGCCAAGCACCTGCGGTTCGACTTCACCCATGGAGAGGGGAAGTACAACTTCCTCCAGAAGATCGCCTATGGCGCCGTGTTCGGCGCGCTGCTACCCGGCATGGTGCTGACCGGGCTGGCGATCAGCCCGGGAATGGAGCCCACCCTGTGGTGGTTGGTCGACATCTTCGGCGGACGGCAGAGCGCGCGATCCCTCCATTTCCTCTGCGCATGGGGCATCTTCGGGTTCTTCGTGGTCCACGTGCTGCTGGTGCTGCTGAGCGGCCCGGTCGGGCAGCTGCGCGCGATGATCCTTGGCGGCGAGCACCAGCCGACCAGCCCGCCCTTCGCCCGCCCAGCCAGGCCCGAGGGAGAAAGCGCATGA
- a CDS encoding SDR family oxidoreductase codes for MSRPSVLITGGAQRLGAAFSRAFAEAGWHVVIHYRSSREEAEALAGELPSAEIAQADFAQDGAANALAQDLSARLEDWRALINSAAIFEQDSVTALDPAMHDRAMRTNARAPAMLAQSYLAHARSSSGRHVIQVTDQKLANPNPDFFSYTMSKHALDATIRMLAMGATQGEDRVYGLAPGAILASHDQSEEEAERSHLLNLRRRRTTAQDVAQAAVMLAGGDLASGETLFVDNGQHLLSQPRDVIYLEREGAR; via the coding sequence ATGAGCAGGCCGAGCGTGCTGATTACCGGGGGCGCGCAGCGACTGGGCGCGGCCTTCTCGCGCGCCTTCGCCGAGGCAGGCTGGCACGTGGTCATCCATTACCGATCCTCACGCGAGGAAGCCGAAGCGCTTGCCGGCGAGCTTCCCTCCGCCGAGATCGCACAGGCGGATTTCGCGCAGGACGGCGCGGCCAATGCGCTGGCGCAGGATCTCTCGGCTCGGCTGGAAGACTGGCGCGCGCTGATCAACTCCGCCGCGATTTTCGAACAGGACAGCGTGACTGCGCTCGACCCGGCGATGCACGATCGGGCGATGCGGACCAATGCGCGCGCGCCTGCGATGCTTGCGCAGAGTTACCTTGCACACGCCCGCTCATCATCCGGTCGCCATGTCATTCAGGTGACCGACCAGAAGCTCGCCAATCCGAACCCCGATTTCTTCAGCTACACGATGAGCAAGCATGCACTCGATGCGACGATCCGGATGCTCGCGATGGGAGCTACGCAGGGCGAGGACAGGGTCTATGGCCTCGCCCCCGGCGCAATCCTTGCGAGCCACGACCAGAGCGAGGAGGAGGCGGAGCGATCCCACCTGCTCAATCTGCGCCGCCGCCGCACCACCGCGCAGGATGTCGCGCAGGCCGCAGTGATGCTGGCAGGCGGCGATCTGGCGAGCGGAGAGACGCTGTTCGTCGATAACGGTCAGCACCTGCTCAGCCAGCCGCGCGACGTGATCTATCTCGAACGGGAGGGCGCGCGATGA
- a CDS encoding glycine zipper 2TM domain-containing protein: MKIPMMAIAASALALPAAPALAAELPIESRTSTVAASPFSATPASENQYQRRDYRDRREYRRGYRDARREARQERRLDRGDRVWRGQDGRYRCRRSDGSTGLVIGAGVGALAGSQIAADSTLGAIIGAIGGGLLGREIDRGDLRCR, encoded by the coding sequence ATGAAGATCCCCATGATGGCAATCGCCGCTTCCGCCCTCGCCCTGCCCGCCGCTCCCGCGCTGGCCGCAGAGCTTCCCATCGAGAGCCGCACCAGCACCGTTGCGGCCTCGCCCTTCTCCGCCACGCCCGCCAGCGAGAACCAGTATCAGCGCCGCGACTATCGCGACCGGCGCGAGTATCGGCGCGGCTACCGCGATGCCCGGCGCGAGGCACGCCAGGAGCGGCGTCTCGATCGCGGCGACCGTGTCTGGCGCGGGCAGGACGGCCGCTACCGCTGCCGCCGCAGCGACGGGTCGACCGGTCTGGTGATCGGCGCGGGCGTGGGTGCGCTCGCCGGTTCGCAGATCGCCGCCGATTCGACGCTCGGCGCGATCATCGGAGCGATCGGCGGCGGCCTGCTCGGCCGCGAGATCGACCGCGGCGATCTGCGCTGCCGCTGA
- a CDS encoding bifunctional 2-polyprenyl-6-hydroxyphenol methylase/3-demethylubiquinol 3-O-methyltransferase UbiG → MSFDQATIDYYARAAPHYTASTAQGRHRHLDPFLDRLEPGASVLELGCGCGADAAHMHKRGFRVDATDAAAAMARKARERFDIPARVMRFDELEAFQSYDAVWAHASLLHAPRNALPDILGRIHRALKPAGWHFANFKLGDDAHPDEGRDLLGRWTNLPSPAWLEQTYVHAGFAIEEAERYRGNACDGTQRDWYALTVRKID, encoded by the coding sequence ATGAGCTTCGATCAGGCCACGATCGACTATTACGCGCGGGCCGCGCCGCACTACACCGCCAGCACCGCGCAGGGCCGGCACCGACACCTCGACCCCTTCCTCGATCGGCTGGAGCCGGGTGCATCGGTGCTCGAACTGGGGTGTGGTTGCGGCGCGGACGCGGCCCACATGCACAAGCGCGGGTTCCGGGTCGACGCAACCGACGCGGCAGCGGCGATGGCACGCAAGGCGCGGGAACGCTTCGACATCCCCGCGCGCGTCATGCGGTTCGACGAGCTCGAAGCGTTCCAGAGCTATGACGCCGTGTGGGCCCATGCATCCCTGCTGCACGCCCCGCGCAATGCACTGCCTGACATCCTCGGACGCATTCACCGCGCGCTGAAGCCCGCAGGGTGGCATTTCGCCAACTTCAAGCTCGGCGACGATGCGCACCCGGACGAGGGACGCGACCTGCTGGGCCGGTGGACCAACCTCCCCAGCCCTGCGTGGCTCGAGCAGACCTATGTCCACGCAGGTTTCGCGATTGAGGAAGCAGAGCGCTATCGCGGCAATGCTTGCGACGGCACGCAGCGCGACTGGTATGCGCTGACCGTCCGCAAGATCGACTGA
- a CDS encoding acyl-CoA thioester hydrolase/BAAT C-terminal domain-containing protein: MRTFLTILAAFGLGLSTSAAADPGPPVAPTEIMVGEELPYAYFATPEGEGPFPAIIVLGGSEGGDMGSRSSAPRFIEQGYAVLGLPYYSPGYLPPARQLPDLPEAFDSIPLEKLAIARDWLRARDDVQADAIGLYGVSKGAEFVLAGASRIDGFAAVVAIVPSDVIWEGWGPQAKPGEVSSFSWAGEPLPFVPYLGMEEEFAKYAIPGAVVRLRTPQDAGRRANPDRVPAARIRVEDIDEPVLVAGGDADNTWNSGGMAQNIAERRAQAGGLETVAMIYPGAGHALSGTGVQRTEGEFRYDEATLAAQQEIWPATLAFLAEYLKGE, translated from the coding sequence TTGCGCACATTTCTGACAATTCTTGCCGCGTTCGGTCTGGGGCTCTCCACCAGCGCCGCGGCCGATCCGGGGCCGCCGGTCGCCCCGACCGAAATCATGGTCGGCGAAGAACTGCCCTATGCCTATTTTGCCACGCCGGAGGGCGAAGGCCCCTTCCCCGCCATCATCGTACTCGGCGGGAGCGAGGGCGGCGACATGGGCTCGCGCAGCTCGGCCCCACGCTTCATCGAGCAGGGCTATGCCGTGCTCGGCCTGCCCTACTACTCGCCCGGCTATCTTCCCCCAGCACGACAACTGCCCGACCTGCCCGAGGCGTTCGACTCCATTCCGCTCGAAAAGCTGGCGATCGCGCGCGACTGGCTGCGCGCGCGTGACGACGTTCAGGCCGATGCCATCGGTCTCTACGGCGTATCCAAGGGTGCGGAATTCGTGCTTGCAGGGGCAAGCCGGATCGACGGATTTGCAGCCGTTGTCGCGATCGTGCCCAGCGACGTGATCTGGGAAGGCTGGGGCCCGCAGGCGAAGCCGGGTGAGGTCAGCAGCTTCTCATGGGCGGGCGAACCGCTGCCCTTCGTGCCCTATCTCGGCATGGAAGAGGAATTCGCGAAATACGCGATCCCCGGCGCGGTCGTTCGCCTGCGCACGCCGCAGGATGCAGGACGCCGCGCCAATCCCGACCGGGTCCCCGCCGCGCGCATTCGCGTTGAGGATATCGACGAGCCAGTGCTGGTCGCGGGCGGCGATGCCGACAACACCTGGAATTCGGGCGGGATGGCCCAGAATATCGCCGAGCGGCGTGCCCAGGCAGGCGGGCTGGAGACGGTCGCGATGATCTATCCGGGCGCGGGCCACGCGCTGTCGGGCACCGGCGTCCAGCGCACCGAGGGCGAGTTCCGTTACGACGAAGCCACGCTCGCCGCGCAGCAGGAAATCTGGCCCGCGACGCTCGCCTTCCTCGCTGAGTATCTTAAAGGCGAATGA
- a CDS encoding MOSC domain-containing protein yields MSLTVEAICAGRAALLPGDKRSAIAKSPLEGPVEIGPRGVAGDEQVDRKHHGFPAMAVHLYPADHYAWLKQQFDAPSALAGPGSMGENLFVHGVDETAVCIGDRFRLGTAIIEVSQPRQPCATIERHLGRKGIVKAIVESGRCGMFFRVIEPGLAQAGDTLDPMEQGAPDWTVRRAFHLVYAGGKPDRAELEELASLPRVSDRLVHDIRRKHPAT; encoded by the coding sequence GTGAGCCTGACGGTCGAAGCGATCTGCGCCGGACGCGCAGCCCTGCTTCCCGGCGACAAACGCAGCGCCATCGCCAAATCGCCACTCGAGGGCCCGGTTGAAATCGGGCCGCGCGGTGTCGCGGGTGACGAGCAGGTGGATCGCAAGCACCACGGCTTTCCGGCGATGGCTGTCCATCTCTACCCGGCCGACCACTACGCTTGGCTAAAACAGCAATTCGACGCTCCATCCGCGCTGGCCGGGCCGGGCAGCATGGGCGAGAACCTGTTCGTTCACGGGGTCGACGAAACCGCAGTCTGCATCGGCGACCGGTTCCGCCTCGGCACCGCAATCATCGAGGTTTCCCAGCCGCGCCAGCCATGCGCGACGATCGAACGCCATCTGGGCCGCAAGGGCATCGTGAAAGCGATCGTCGAAAGCGGGCGCTGCGGCATGTTCTTTCGGGTGATCGAGCCCGGCCTCGCCCAGGCGGGAGACACGCTGGACCCGATGGAGCAAGGGGCACCCGACTGGACGGTGCGGCGGGCCTTTCACCTCGTCTATGCGGGCGGCAAGCCGGATCGCGCTGAGCTGGAAGAGCTTGCCAGCCTGCCCCGCGTATCGGATCGGCTGGTTCACGACATTCGCCGCAAGCATCCGGCCACCTGA
- the rlmN gene encoding 23S rRNA (adenine(2503)-C(2))-methyltransferase RlmN, which produces MANTDLMPTPGAFDPVPTPRDITPRADGRVDLIGLPKARIRELFEAAGLDAKAAKLRSKQVFHWLYHRGVTEFEAMTDIAKTMRPWLTERFVIGRPEVVEAHHSTDGTRKWVLRTADGNDFEMVFIPDADRGTLCISSQVGCTLNCRFCHTGTMRLVRNLTPGEIVGQVMLARDSLGEWPKGSMAGLDEVEDSAEYTSDGRLLTNIVLMGMGEPLYNFDNVRDAMKLVMDGDGLALSKRRITLSTSGVVPMMERCGEEIGVNLAVSLHAVRKDIRDEIVPLNKKYGIEELLQACADYPGASNARRITFEYIMLKDKNDSDEDARELVRLLKQYDLPAKVNLIPFNPWPGSDYETSLPERIRAFSDIVFEGGISAPVRTPRGRDIGAACGQLKTAAEKKSRAQRDREAAEAAEEKSAA; this is translated from the coding sequence ATGGCCAATACAGACCTCATGCCCACCCCCGGAGCGTTCGATCCGGTTCCGACCCCGCGCGATATTACGCCTAGGGCGGACGGGCGCGTGGACCTCATCGGCCTGCCCAAGGCGCGCATCCGCGAGCTTTTCGAGGCCGCCGGGCTCGACGCCAAGGCCGCCAAGCTGCGGTCCAAGCAGGTGTTCCACTGGCTGTATCATCGCGGCGTGACGGAGTTCGAGGCGATGACCGATATCGCCAAGACCATGCGCCCGTGGCTGACGGAACGCTTCGTGATCGGACGGCCCGAGGTGGTAGAGGCGCATCACTCGACCGACGGAACCCGCAAATGGGTGCTGCGCACCGCCGACGGGAACGATTTCGAGATGGTCTTCATCCCCGACGCGGATCGGGGAACCCTGTGCATCTCCAGCCAGGTCGGCTGCACGCTCAACTGCCGCTTCTGCCACACCGGAACCATGCGGCTGGTGCGCAACCTGACGCCGGGCGAGATCGTCGGCCAGGTCATGCTCGCGCGCGACAGCCTGGGCGAATGGCCCAAGGGTTCGATGGCCGGGCTGGATGAAGTCGAGGACAGCGCCGAATACACGTCCGACGGACGCCTGCTGACCAACATCGTGCTGATGGGCATGGGCGAGCCGCTGTATAATTTCGACAACGTCCGCGACGCGATGAAGCTGGTGATGGATGGCGACGGGCTCGCGCTCTCCAAGCGCCGCATCACGCTCTCGACCAGCGGCGTGGTCCCGATGATGGAGCGCTGCGGCGAGGAAATCGGCGTCAATCTGGCGGTCAGCCTGCACGCTGTGCGCAAGGACATTCGCGACGAGATCGTTCCGCTCAACAAGAAGTACGGCATCGAGGAACTGCTGCAGGCCTGCGCCGATTATCCCGGCGCCAGCAACGCGCGGCGGATCACCTTCGAGTACATCATGCTCAAGGACAAGAACGACAGCGACGAGGATGCGCGCGAGCTTGTCCGCCTGCTCAAGCAGTACGACCTGCCCGCCAAGGTGAACCTGATCCCGTTCAACCCGTGGCCCGGCAGCGACTACGAAACCTCCCTGCCCGAACGCATCCGCGCCTTTTCGGACATCGTCTTCGAAGGCGGGATCAGCGCGCCGGTCCGCACCCCGCGCGGGCGCGACATCGGCGCGGCCTGTGGCCAGCTGAAGACCGCAGCGGAGAAGAAGAGCCGCGCCCAGCGCGACCGCGAAGCAGCGGAAGCCGCCGAGGAAAAAAGCGCCGCGTGA
- a CDS encoding outer membrane protein — translation MKIAFAILATGSLAALATPAAAQADPDSPFSGFRIQGTTGYDQITAGSSVDDDGNDNNDQSAEGVIYGATIGYDVDLGNIVLGPEAELTGSTADTDYEAGDFEGFGFGNVSAGRDIYVGARIGVKANPNMMFYAKGGYTNARLNVRSSDGTTEFDTNYDLDGYRVGGGLEYAFGKNLFTNIEYRYSNYSNAEVDFDGTLPDSDRFDVDTDRHQVTVGLGMRF, via the coding sequence ATGAAAATCGCATTTGCTATTCTCGCCACCGGTTCCCTGGCCGCGCTCGCCACGCCTGCCGCCGCTCAGGCCGATCCGGACTCGCCGTTCTCGGGTTTCCGCATCCAGGGCACGACCGGCTATGACCAGATCACCGCCGGCAGCAGCGTCGATGACGATGGCAACGACAACAACGACCAGTCGGCCGAAGGCGTCATCTATGGTGCCACGATCGGTTACGACGTCGATCTCGGCAACATCGTGCTCGGCCCGGAAGCCGAACTGACCGGTTCGACCGCCGATACGGATTACGAAGCCGGTGACTTCGAAGGCTTCGGCTTCGGCAACGTCTCGGCCGGTCGCGACATCTACGTCGGTGCCCGCATCGGTGTGAAGGCCAACCCGAACATGATGTTCTACGCCAAGGGTGGCTACACCAACGCCCGCCTCAACGTGCGCAGCAGCGACGGCACGACCGAGTTCGACACGAACTACGATCTCGACGGCTACCGCGTCGGCGGCGGTCTCGAATATGCGTTCGGCAAGAACCTCTTCACCAACATCGAATACCGCTATTCGAACTATTCCAACGCTGAAGTCGATTTCGACGGCACGCTGCCCGATAGCGACCGCTTCGATGTCGATACCGACCGTCACCAGGTCACCGTGGGTCTCGGCATGCGCTTCTAA
- a CDS encoding invasion associated locus B family protein — protein MKRAAILLAALATLASPALARSSLGVFDDWGAFRDPRLPRCYAISKAERSRGAREFEPYATIGTWPNRKVRNQVHVRLSRRLASDPSVTLRVGGDSYRLTAGEADAWAQDKRMDAAIVAAMRSGTRMSVSATDRGGNRFTDRYSLSGVATAIDAATIACARD, from the coding sequence GTGAAGCGCGCCGCGATCCTGCTGGCGGCACTGGCCACGCTGGCGAGTCCCGCTCTGGCCCGCTCCTCGCTCGGCGTGTTTGACGACTGGGGCGCGTTCCGCGATCCGCGCCTGCCGCGCTGCTATGCGATCTCCAAGGCGGAGCGCAGCCGTGGCGCACGCGAGTTCGAGCCTTATGCGACCATCGGCACTTGGCCCAACCGCAAGGTCCGCAATCAGGTGCATGTGCGGCTGTCGCGCCGCCTGGCGAGCGATCCCTCGGTCACCTTGCGCGTCGGCGGGGATAGCTATCGTCTGACCGCTGGGGAGGCGGACGCCTGGGCGCAGGACAAGCGGATGGACGCGGCGATCGTCGCCGCCATGCGCTCCGGCACCCGGATGAGTGTGTCCGCCACAGACCGCGGCGGCAACCGCTTCACCGACCGCTACAGCCTGTCGGGCGTCGCCACCGCGATCGACGCGGCAACCATCGCCTGCGCGCGGGATTAG
- the greB gene encoding transcription elongation factor GreB: MKGDNPITPAGYSAMKARYDHLLGTARPEIVEIVSWAAGNGDRSENGDYLYGRKKMREIDRELAHLARRMKSARVIDPADQPNRDRVFFGATVTLGDEDDREKVLTLVGNDEAEASEGRIGWGSPMARALRGAEVGDLRMVKGPTGLREWEVLKITYPERKGAAA; this comes from the coding sequence ATGAAAGGCGACAATCCGATCACTCCCGCGGGCTATTCCGCGATGAAGGCGCGTTATGACCACCTGCTGGGCACCGCCCGGCCCGAGATCGTGGAGATCGTCAGCTGGGCGGCAGGCAATGGCGACCGCTCCGAAAACGGCGACTATCTCTACGGGCGCAAGAAGATGCGCGAGATCGACCGCGAACTGGCGCATCTCGCCCGCCGGATGAAGTCCGCGCGGGTGATCGACCCCGCCGACCAGCCCAACCGGGACCGAGTGTTCTTCGGTGCGACCGTGACCCTGGGGGACGAAGACGATCGTGAGAAGGTGCTCACCCTGGTCGGCAACGACGAGGCGGAAGCGAGCGAGGGCCGGATCGGCTGGGGCTCGCCCATGGCACGCGCGCTGCGCGGCGCGGAGGTCGGCGATCTGCGGATGGTCAAAGGCCCCACGGGCCTGCGCGAATGGGAAGTTCTCAAGATCACCTACCCCGAGCGCAAGGGCGCGGCGGCGTGA